A section of the Paenibacillus aurantius genome encodes:
- a CDS encoding aminotransferase class I/II-fold pyridoxal phosphate-dependent enzyme, with protein MAGNENGSGNGAGPGKHRKFATRLLHFGGEIDKTTGAASVPIYQASTFHHFSLDNPPEYDYTRSGNPTRQALEDYIAELEGGARGFAFASGMAAISAAFMLLSAGDHVICTEDVYGGTYRLLTTIMNRMNVETTFVDMTDFEAVKVALKPNTKAVFMETPSNPTLKITDIAEITEWAKSHQLLTMLDNTFMTPYHQRPLELGVDLVLHSATKFLGGHSDVLAGLAVTADDSLGLRMKQIQNGLGNVLGMQDSWLLIRGMKTLQARMEFSEKGARRLAEWLSSHPAVEKVYYPGLEGHPRREIHEKQSQGYGAVVSFDVGSEERAKQLLGKVTIPLVAVSLGAVESILSYPAKMSHAAMPKEVRHERGIGDGLLRYSVGLEDIEDIIADLEQALR; from the coding sequence ATGGCCGGAAACGAAAACGGAAGCGGGAACGGGGCAGGCCCCGGCAAGCACAGGAAATTCGCCACCCGTCTCCTTCACTTCGGAGGAGAGATCGACAAGACCACGGGGGCGGCCAGCGTGCCGATCTATCAGGCCTCGACGTTCCATCATTTCTCGCTCGACAACCCTCCGGAATATGACTATACCCGGTCGGGCAATCCGACCCGCCAGGCGCTGGAGGATTACATCGCCGAGCTGGAGGGCGGGGCGAGAGGGTTTGCTTTTGCCTCGGGCATGGCGGCCATTTCGGCGGCATTCATGCTCCTGTCGGCGGGCGATCATGTCATCTGCACGGAGGACGTCTATGGGGGCACCTACCGGCTGCTCACGACGATCATGAACCGGATGAACGTGGAGACCACGTTCGTGGACATGACGGACTTCGAGGCGGTGAAGGTGGCGCTTAAGCCTAACACCAAAGCGGTGTTCATGGAAACGCCGTCCAACCCGACTTTGAAAATAACGGATATCGCCGAGATCACGGAATGGGCGAAATCCCATCAGCTTCTCACGATGCTCGACAATACGTTCATGACTCCTTATCACCAGCGTCCGCTGGAGCTAGGGGTGGACCTCGTGCTGCACAGCGCCACCAAATTCCTCGGGGGGCACAGCGACGTGCTGGCGGGACTCGCCGTAACGGCGGACGACAGCCTCGGCCTCCGGATGAAGCAGATCCAGAACGGGCTGGGGAACGTCCTCGGCATGCAGGATTCCTGGCTACTCATCCGCGGGATGAAGACGCTGCAGGCCCGGATGGAATTCTCGGAGAAGGGAGCCCGCCGTTTGGCCGAGTGGCTGTCGTCGCATCCCGCTGTGGAGAAGGTTTATTATCCGGGACTCGAGGGACACCCCCGCCGCGAGATTCATGAGAAGCAGTCCCAGGGTTATGGGGCGGTCGTGTCCTTTGACGTTGGCTCCGAGGAAAGGGCGAAACAGCTGCTCGGCAAGGTAACCATCCCGCTGGTGGCGGTAAGCTTGGGAGCGGTGGAGAGCATTCTGTCTTACCCGGCCAAAATGTCCCACGCCGCCATGCCAAAGGAAGTGCGGCACGAGAGAGGCATTGGCGACGGCCTGCTCCGCTATTCCGTCGGCCTGGAGGATATCGAAGACATCATCGCCGACCTGGAGCAGGCGCTCCGTTAG
- a CDS encoding aminotransferase class I/II-fold pyridoxal phosphate-dependent enzyme, translating to MKIESRLAQIGSVSEPVTGAVSFPVYQATAFRHPKLGQSTGFDYARTKSPTRAVLEEAAAGLESGDAGFACSTGMAALQVIFALFSQGDHLIVSLDLYGGTYRLLEKIMSRFGVTASYVDTNDLEGLEAKRQPNTKAVLIETPTNPLMMITDIAQTAEWAKKHNLLTIVDNTLLTPFFQRPLELGADIVIHSATKYLGGHNDVLAGLIVTKGKELSEQIGFLHNSIGAVLGPQDSWLLMRGMKTLALRMERHQENALRIASHLESHPLVAEVFYPGLESHPAYSIQRKQSSGNTGIFSFKMKKAEYIEPILRHIQLIAFAESLGGVESLMTYPAVQTHADIPEEIRREVGVDDRLLRFSVGIEHADDLIADLEQAFEAARQEIDGGEA from the coding sequence ATGAAAATCGAAAGCCGTTTAGCCCAGATCGGCTCCGTCTCGGAGCCGGTCACGGGAGCTGTAAGCTTCCCGGTCTACCAAGCCACCGCCTTCCGTCACCCGAAGCTCGGCCAAAGCACCGGCTTCGACTATGCCCGGACCAAAAGCCCGACCCGTGCGGTTCTCGAAGAGGCCGCTGCCGGGCTTGAATCGGGGGACGCGGGGTTTGCCTGCAGCACGGGAATGGCCGCCCTTCAGGTCATTTTCGCTCTGTTCTCGCAAGGAGACCATCTTATCGTTTCCCTCGATCTGTATGGGGGAACCTACCGCCTGCTGGAGAAAATCATGAGCCGGTTCGGGGTTACGGCTTCTTATGTGGACACGAACGATCTGGAAGGGCTGGAGGCCAAGCGCCAGCCGAACACCAAGGCGGTGCTGATTGAGACACCGACGAATCCCTTAATGATGATCACGGATATTGCGCAGACCGCGGAGTGGGCGAAGAAGCATAACCTTCTCACGATCGTGGACAATACCCTCCTCACGCCGTTCTTCCAGCGTCCGCTGGAGCTTGGGGCGGATATCGTCATTCACAGCGCCACCAAATATTTGGGAGGGCACAATGACGTCCTCGCGGGGCTTATTGTTACGAAGGGCAAGGAGCTGTCCGAGCAGATCGGCTTCCTGCACAACTCCATCGGTGCGGTGCTAGGTCCGCAGGATTCATGGCTCCTCATGAGAGGCATGAAGACCCTCGCTCTCCGCATGGAGCGCCACCAGGAGAACGCGCTTCGCATCGCGTCCCATCTGGAGTCGCACCCGCTTGTGGCCGAGGTTTTTTACCCCGGTCTTGAGAGTCATCCGGCCTACAGCATCCAGCGCAAGCAGTCCTCGGGAAATACCGGCATCTTTTCCTTCAAAATGAAAAAGGCCGAGTACATAGAGCCGATTCTGCGCCACATCCAGCTGATCGCGTTTGCCGAGAGCCTGGGCGGCGTGGAGTCGCTGATGACGTATCCGGCGGTGCAGACGCACGCGGATATTCCGGAGGAAATCCGCCGTGAAGTGGGCGTCGATGACCGGCTTCTCCGCTTCTCCGTCGGGATCGAGCATGCGGACGACCTTATTGCCGATCTGGAGCAGGCCTTCGAGGCGGCCCGTCAAGAGATCGACGGGGGGGAAGCGTAA
- the metA gene encoding homoserine O-acetyltransferase MetA produces the protein MPIKIPDSLPAKEILNNENIFVMDETVAFHQDIRPLKIAIMNLMPTKETTETQILRLIGNTPLQVEFVLLHPKTHTSKNTSPEHLAAFYKTFDDIRDQHFDGMIITGAPVETYEFEDVTYWEELKDIMSWSRSNVTSTLHICWAAQAGLYHHFGVRKQLLDHKVFGVFPHSVSKNNVKLLRGFDDVFYVPQSRHTDIVREDLEKCGDLEILSESEESGVYLVASKDGRQIFATGHAEYDPNTLKWEYDRDINKGMNIAIPKNYYPNDDPSKSPMTLWRGHGNLLFSNWLNYYVYQATPFDWSI, from the coding sequence ATGCCGATCAAAATACCGGATTCCCTGCCGGCCAAAGAAATTCTGAACAACGAGAACATCTTCGTAATGGACGAAACCGTGGCGTTCCATCAGGACATCCGCCCGCTCAAAATAGCCATCATGAACCTCATGCCGACGAAGGAGACGACGGAAACGCAAATTTTGCGTCTGATCGGAAATACGCCCCTCCAGGTGGAATTCGTGCTGCTGCACCCGAAAACCCACACGTCCAAGAACACCTCTCCGGAGCATCTGGCCGCCTTCTACAAAACGTTCGACGACATCCGCGACCAGCATTTCGACGGGATGATCATTACCGGAGCGCCAGTAGAGACCTACGAATTCGAGGATGTAACCTACTGGGAAGAGCTGAAGGACATCATGAGCTGGTCCCGCAGCAACGTAACCTCGACGCTGCATATCTGTTGGGCGGCCCAGGCCGGACTTTATCACCATTTCGGAGTGCGGAAGCAGCTGCTTGATCATAAGGTTTTCGGGGTATTCCCGCATTCGGTGTCCAAAAATAATGTCAAGCTGCTGAGAGGCTTCGACGACGTGTTCTACGTTCCGCAGTCCCGCCATACGGACATTGTCCGCGAGGACCTCGAGAAGTGCGGGGACCTGGAGATTCTCTCCGAGTCCGAGGAGTCCGGCGTCTACCTGGTCGCCTCGAAGGACGGCCGGCAGATCTTCGCCACAGGGCATGCCGAATACGATCCGAACACGCTTAAATGGGAGTACGACCGCGACATCAACAAAGGCATGAACATCGCGATTCCCAAAAACTATTACCCGAACGACGATCCGTCCAAGTCGCCGATGACCCTATGGAGGGGGCATGGGAATCTGCTGTTCTCCAACTGGCTGAACTACTACGTCTACCAAGCTACGCCGTTTGACTGGAGCATCTAA
- the corA gene encoding magnesium/cobalt transporter CorA: MKARLVQNGIFTVIDDVTVAVTPPENGFYWIDAEVEDLEVLQPLFHLHDLAVEDCLTEEEQRPKIELYDSHYFIVINSIRFDDEEIFLRSLNMFLGKHFIITVTKQKINEIRKLKPVLWEEEVNSPDRFMYHLVDLVVDNYFIVGDRIEARIEKLEEDILMNTKKSHLNEIIGLRSEILWLKKSLGPQRELIATLNRKELRLIHDQLQKYFGDIYENAVKISETFDTFRDLMANLREAYQSSLSNRANEIMRIFTALTTIFMPLTFITGIYGMNFDDLPGKHLPGGDYLVLGGMLFLGAAMYFFFKKKEWL, from the coding sequence ATGAAGGCACGTTTGGTACAGAACGGAATTTTTACGGTTATCGACGATGTAACCGTGGCGGTCACCCCGCCGGAGAACGGGTTTTACTGGATCGATGCCGAAGTGGAGGACCTCGAGGTGCTCCAGCCGTTGTTCCATCTTCACGACCTGGCGGTCGAGGACTGCCTGACCGAAGAGGAGCAGCGGCCGAAGATCGAGCTCTACGACTCGCACTATTTTATTGTCATCAACAGCATCCGCTTCGACGACGAGGAAATTTTTCTCCGCTCGCTTAACATGTTCCTCGGGAAGCATTTCATCATTACGGTAACGAAGCAGAAAATAAATGAAATCCGCAAGCTGAAGCCCGTTCTGTGGGAAGAGGAAGTCAACTCGCCCGACCGCTTCATGTACCACCTGGTGGATCTGGTGGTCGATAATTACTTCATCGTCGGCGACCGGATTGAGGCGCGGATCGAGAAGCTCGAGGAAGACATCCTCATGAACACGAAGAAGTCCCACTTGAACGAGATCATCGGGCTGCGGAGTGAAATTCTGTGGCTGAAGAAGTCGCTCGGCCCCCAAAGGGAGCTGATCGCGACCTTGAACCGCAAGGAGCTGCGGCTTATCCACGATCAGCTCCAGAAGTATTTCGGGGACATTTACGAGAATGCGGTCAAGATCTCCGAAACCTTCGATACGTTCCGCGATCTGATGGCGAACCTTAGAGAGGCTTACCAGTCCTCCCTGTCCAACCGGGCGAACGAAATCATGCGGATCTTTACCGCGCTGACCACCATCTTCATGCCCTTGACGTTCATCACCGGGATCTATGGAATGAACTTCGACGACCTGCCCGGCAAGCATCTACCCGGAGGCGACTATCTCGTGCTGGGCGGGATGCTCTTCCTCGGAGCGGCCATGTACTTCTTCTTCAAGAAGAAGGAGTGGCTGTGA
- a CDS encoding helix-turn-helix domain-containing protein: MARLMVRKGNPSERVRLLLSFFFPYFLILLFSLLVGSFIYHQTVTMLETDSRKSNMRLLEQSKATLDMRLTEVLSIVRQLEENPEVARFQHLDHPLQGEDTLKTIELRNQLYSFGITNNFILGYYVFFHKSGIVMNNQLTATVKDFYAHTLTYSGQTFEQWEAGYLRTFRQQQFLPVADALYNGRSTSVVTLMHSLGYPRNSLASLAIIIDHTEFQKILSAFDLSNGGYAYISNPFGEIISYVSNSGTRPDSTLTLPSPEGVMERFIDGQPMMVTYTTSSRNGWSYVVIQPERTVLEKVYYIKRMQYLVAGITLLIGCLISLFLAYRNARPIRRLVATITERFGSSRPEASDAFSLIHTSFARLFDRNEELQVKLQQQIPFLQASFFSRLLKGEFLSPEEIESVMEPIGIRLSGDTYAVAVLQFQEPDKDSGRDRYEKLGMESLITTETMRGMLNGTGHVHQLDERHMAVLFALPGRELSACKDRLSFFVVRLLVELNKTFSIHPVVGIGQFAESLMEAARSREEAMQALTYYAWNPSSPVIWFEQVPKSNDSFSYPAETELRLMNLVKAGGEEPLKELLKELYEENFRGRKLAQPMLRLFVYELWSTTVKIRDQIAAVEEADGFEFIQFDRIEAAVQQDLKGSYAHLEDTLGRMAAAVNKRKKSGNNELIQLILEHIQQAYVQPDLSLAGISDRFELSEAYLSRFFKEQTGVTFSEYLESLRMQKAKELLCEGDMPVSDIVQAIGYHSANTFGRAFKRVHGISATAYRSSFRA; encoded by the coding sequence ATGGCACGTTTAATGGTACGCAAGGGGAATCCTTCCGAAAGAGTCCGTCTGCTTCTTTCCTTCTTTTTTCCTTATTTCCTCATTCTTCTTTTTTCCCTGCTTGTCGGCTCCTTTATCTACCACCAGACGGTCACCATGCTGGAGACCGATTCGCGCAAATCGAACATGAGGCTGCTGGAGCAGAGCAAAGCCACGCTGGATATGCGTCTTACGGAAGTGCTCTCCATCGTCCGGCAGCTCGAAGAAAACCCCGAGGTGGCCCGCTTTCAGCATCTAGACCATCCTCTTCAAGGGGAGGACACGCTGAAGACCATCGAGCTGCGCAACCAGCTCTACAGCTTCGGCATCACCAACAATTTCATCCTGGGGTACTACGTCTTCTTCCACAAAAGCGGCATCGTCATGAACAACCAGCTGACGGCCACGGTAAAGGATTTCTACGCTCATACGCTTACCTATTCGGGGCAGACGTTCGAGCAATGGGAAGCGGGCTACCTGCGGACTTTCCGCCAGCAGCAATTTCTTCCGGTCGCCGATGCTTTGTACAACGGAAGGTCCACCTCTGTCGTTACCTTGATGCATTCCCTCGGTTACCCGAGAAACAGTCTTGCTTCCTTAGCCATTATTATCGATCACACCGAATTTCAAAAAATTCTGTCCGCCTTCGATCTCTCCAACGGCGGCTATGCGTATATCTCCAATCCTTTCGGGGAGATCATCAGCTATGTATCCAACAGCGGGACGCGCCCCGACTCCACCTTGACCCTTCCGTCGCCGGAAGGCGTGATGGAACGGTTCATCGACGGCCAGCCGATGATGGTTACGTATACGACGTCCTCCCGGAACGGCTGGTCCTACGTGGTGATCCAGCCGGAGCGCACCGTTCTCGAGAAGGTCTATTACATCAAACGGATGCAGTACCTCGTGGCGGGCATCACCTTGCTGATCGGCTGCCTGATCTCCCTGTTCCTGGCCTACCGCAACGCCAGGCCGATCCGGAGGCTGGTGGCGACGATCACCGAACGCTTCGGATCATCGCGGCCCGAGGCCTCCGATGCCTTCAGCTTGATTCATACCTCCTTCGCGCGGCTGTTTGACCGCAATGAGGAGCTGCAGGTCAAGCTTCAGCAGCAGATCCCTTTTCTCCAAGCCTCTTTCTTCAGCCGGCTGCTTAAGGGGGAATTCCTTAGCCCGGAGGAAATCGAAAGCGTTATGGAGCCTATCGGCATCCGGTTATCCGGAGATACCTATGCCGTTGCCGTTCTCCAGTTTCAGGAGCCGGACAAGGATTCCGGCCGGGACCGGTATGAGAAGCTCGGCATGGAAAGCCTGATTACGACGGAAACGATGCGGGGTATGCTTAACGGCACGGGGCATGTCCACCAGCTCGATGAACGGCATATGGCAGTTCTGTTTGCCCTGCCGGGGCGGGAGCTGTCCGCCTGCAAGGACCGGTTAAGCTTCTTTGTCGTCCGTCTGCTGGTGGAACTGAACAAAACCTTCTCCATCCATCCGGTGGTCGGGATCGGCCAGTTCGCCGAATCGCTGATGGAGGCTGCCCGGTCACGGGAGGAAGCGATGCAGGCCCTGACTTACTATGCCTGGAATCCGAGCTCTCCGGTTATCTGGTTCGAGCAGGTGCCGAAGTCCAACGACAGCTTCTCTTATCCGGCCGAAACGGAGCTGCGCCTCATGAACCTCGTGAAAGCGGGAGGAGAGGAGCCGTTGAAGGAGCTGCTGAAGGAGCTGTACGAGGAGAATTTTCGCGGCCGCAAGCTGGCCCAGCCTATGCTGCGGCTGTTCGTCTATGAGCTCTGGAGCACGACGGTCAAAATCCGGGACCAGATCGCCGCCGTGGAAGAGGCGGACGGCTTCGAATTCATTCAGTTCGACCGGATCGAAGCCGCGGTTCAGCAAGATCTCAAAGGAAGCTACGCTCACCTGGAGGACACGCTGGGACGCATGGCCGCGGCGGTTAACAAGCGGAAGAAGAGCGGCAACAACGAGCTGATTCAGCTCATCCTCGAGCACATTCAGCAGGCTTATGTCCAGCCGGACTTGTCCCTCGCGGGCATCTCGGACCGGTTTGAGCTGTCGGAGGCTTACCTGTCCCGGTTTTTCAAAGAGCAGACCGGGGTGACCTTCTCCGAGTATCTGGAATCCCTCCGCATGCAGAAGGCCAAAGAGCTGCTGTGCGAAGGGGATATGCCGGTCAGCGATATCGTGCAGGCGATCGGCTACCATTCCGCCAATACGTTCGGCCGGGCGTTCAAGCGCGTTCACGGCATCAGCGCGACGGCCTACCGGAGCTCATTCCGTGCCTAA
- a CDS encoding sulfatase family protein, which produces MKQPNILWICTDQQRTDTLGCYGNKDISTPNIDGLAEKGVRMENAFCQSPVCTPSRASFLTGRYPRTTRCRQNGQNIPEDEKLVTRLLADAGYVCGLAGKLHLSACHPSAAPVTERRIDDGYVRFHWSHDPFPQWPMNEYQAWLKAKGRKYRTVPSDESAYVHYGMDAEDHQTAWCADKTIEFIKTMQDSGRPWLFSLNLFDPHHPFDPPKEAMKRYVNRLEDMPLPNYREGELAEKSYFQQYDHKGAYGNPREYPYAEMKAEDHRAIRAAYRAMVELIDEQVGRILEALEQTGQAEDTLVIFMSDHGELLGDHGMYLKGPHFYEPSVKVPLIVSMPGLVRENVRVPALAELVDLAPTLMEAAGLPVYPGMQGRSLWPLLTGRQDGEEHRKSVYCEYYNANFKQGGIGAFATMVRTETHKLVKYHRRGEGELYDLIRDPQETVNRWKDPAYRETKTELLDLLCDRMAETVDPLPERIAPW; this is translated from the coding sequence ATGAAACAACCTAACATTCTTTGGATATGTACGGATCAGCAGCGGACCGATACGCTCGGCTGCTATGGGAATAAAGACATCTCCACGCCTAATATCGACGGGCTGGCGGAGAAGGGCGTGCGGATGGAGAACGCCTTCTGCCAGTCGCCCGTCTGTACCCCGAGCCGGGCATCGTTCCTGACCGGGCGTTATCCGCGAACGACGCGATGCCGCCAGAACGGCCAGAACATTCCCGAAGACGAGAAGCTGGTGACCCGCCTTCTGGCGGACGCGGGCTATGTCTGCGGGCTGGCGGGGAAGCTCCATCTCTCCGCGTGCCATCCTTCCGCCGCGCCGGTGACCGAGCGCCGGATCGACGACGGGTATGTCCGGTTTCACTGGTCGCACGACCCTTTTCCGCAGTGGCCGATGAATGAATACCAGGCCTGGCTGAAAGCAAAGGGAAGGAAGTACCGCACCGTTCCTTCCGACGAGTCCGCTTATGTCCATTACGGCATGGATGCCGAAGACCACCAGACGGCCTGGTGCGCGGACAAGACGATCGAATTTATCAAGACGATGCAGGACAGCGGCCGGCCTTGGCTGTTCTCGCTCAATCTGTTCGATCCTCACCATCCGTTCGACCCGCCGAAGGAGGCTATGAAGCGGTATGTCAACCGGCTGGAGGACATGCCGCTGCCGAATTACCGGGAAGGGGAGCTCGCGGAGAAGAGCTATTTTCAGCAGTACGATCACAAAGGCGCCTACGGCAATCCGAGGGAATATCCGTATGCGGAGATGAAGGCGGAGGACCACCGGGCGATACGGGCCGCGTATCGGGCGATGGTGGAGCTGATCGACGAGCAGGTCGGGCGCATCCTCGAGGCGCTGGAACAGACAGGTCAAGCCGAGGATACGCTGGTGATTTTCATGTCCGATCACGGGGAGCTGCTGGGGGATCACGGAATGTACCTGAAAGGGCCGCACTTCTATGAGCCGTCGGTGAAGGTTCCTCTTATCGTGTCCATGCCCGGTCTAGTCCGGGAGAACGTCCGCGTCCCCGCTTTGGCGGAGCTCGTCGATCTGGCCCCTACCTTAATGGAAGCGGCAGGCCTGCCGGTTTACCCGGGGATGCAGGGGCGGTCCTTATGGCCTCTATTGACCGGCCGGCAGGACGGGGAAGAGCACCGCAAGAGCGTTTATTGCGAATACTATAACGCCAATTTCAAGCAGGGCGGTATCGGGGCGTTCGCGACCATGGTCCGAACCGAAACCCATAAGCTCGTGAAGTACCACCGGCGCGGAGAAGGGGAGCTGTATGACCTGATCCGCGATCCGCAGGAAACGGTCAACCGCTGGAAGGACCCGGCTTACCGGGAGACCAAAACGGAGCTGCTGGATCTGCTGTGCGACCGCATGGCCGAAACGGTAGACCCTCTCCCGGAGCGGATAGCTCCCTGGTAA
- a CDS encoding sulfatase family protein, protein MSRKPNILWICTDQQRFDTLGCYGNEAVRTPNIDRLARQGVLFEQAYCQSTVCAPSRGSFLTGRYPRTVGLRKNGANIPETEVLVTKLLHDGGYTCGLAGKLHLSTCFPKHCHGTERRIEDGYDQFHWSHHPADDWPTNAYSQWLRSKGKAYSTRPVDGCEYVVYGPDAEDHQAAWCAEKAIEFIDAHEGKDQSWLFSVNIFAPHHPFDPPEAYLRKYLDKLDQLPAPRYEEGELASKTSYQRLDHEGAYGNPKLYPFARMAPSDHAFLTAAYWAMVELIDDQVGRMLDALERSGQLEDTIVIFMSDHGELLGDHGVYLKGPHFYEPSVRVPLIVSWPGRFPASTRAQTMVELIDLAPTLLEAAGLPVYPGMQGKSMLDLLSGRTEEHREDVYCEAYETVKDFAGRGYSLMVRSSSAKIVLYDGAGEGELYDLENDPCEFVNLWHSPDRVALKLGMLERLCHRLAETMDPLPPRIAPW, encoded by the coding sequence TTGAGCAGGAAACCGAACATACTATGGATTTGTACCGATCAGCAGCGCTTTGATACCTTGGGCTGCTATGGAAATGAGGCGGTCCGCACGCCGAATATCGACCGTCTCGCCCGGCAGGGCGTGCTGTTCGAGCAGGCTTACTGCCAATCCACCGTTTGCGCACCGAGCCGGGGAAGCTTCCTGACCGGCCGCTACCCGCGGACGGTGGGGCTGCGAAAGAACGGGGCCAATATTCCGGAGACGGAGGTGCTGGTCACCAAGCTTCTTCACGACGGAGGGTATACGTGCGGGCTGGCCGGCAAGCTTCACTTGTCGACCTGCTTTCCGAAACACTGCCACGGGACCGAACGGCGGATCGAGGACGGCTACGACCAGTTCCACTGGTCCCATCATCCCGCCGATGACTGGCCGACCAATGCCTACAGCCAATGGCTGCGGTCAAAAGGAAAGGCTTATTCGACCCGGCCGGTGGATGGCTGCGAATACGTGGTGTACGGGCCGGATGCAGAGGACCATCAGGCGGCATGGTGCGCGGAGAAGGCGATCGAGTTCATCGACGCCCATGAGGGGAAGGACCAGTCTTGGCTGTTCTCGGTCAATATCTTCGCTCCCCATCACCCGTTCGACCCGCCGGAAGCTTATCTCCGGAAATACTTGGATAAGCTCGATCAGCTTCCAGCTCCCCGTTACGAGGAGGGGGAGCTGGCCTCGAAGACGAGCTACCAGCGCCTCGACCATGAGGGGGCTTACGGCAATCCCAAGCTGTATCCGTTTGCCCGCATGGCCCCTTCCGACCACGCCTTCTTGACGGCGGCGTACTGGGCGATGGTGGAGTTAATCGACGACCAGGTCGGGCGCATGCTGGACGCCCTCGAACGCTCCGGGCAGCTGGAGGACACGATCGTCATTTTCATGTCCGATCACGGGGAGCTGCTAGGAGACCACGGCGTCTACCTGAAAGGACCGCATTTCTACGAACCTTCCGTCCGCGTTCCGCTCATCGTTTCCTGGCCCGGGCGTTTCCCGGCTTCGACACGGGCACAGACGATGGTGGAGCTGATCGATCTGGCTCCGACCCTGCTGGAGGCGGCCGGCCTTCCGGTCTACCCTGGCATGCAGGGAAAATCGATGCTCGACCTGCTTAGCGGCCGGACCGAGGAGCACCGCGAGGATGTTTACTGCGAAGCCTATGAAACCGTCAAGGATTTTGCGGGACGAGGGTACAGCCTGATGGTCCGCAGTTCCTCCGCCAAAATCGTGCTGTACGATGGGGCCGGGGAAGGGGAGCTGTACGACCTGGAGAACGATCCGTGCGAGTTCGTGAACCTGTGGCATTCCCCGGACCGAGTGGCCCTTAAGCTCGGCATGCTGGAGCGTTTGTGCCACCGGCTGGCCGAGACGATGGACCCGCTGCCGCCGCGGATCGCCCCGTGGTGA